The following proteins come from a genomic window of Corallococcus sp. NCRR:
- a CDS encoding DUF5131 family protein — MADNSKIEWTDATWNPVRGCVKLSPGCKHCYAETFAERFRGVPGHPYEQGFDLKLIPGKLAEPLRWKAPKRVFVNSMSDLFLDDVPEAYIETVARVMALADWHTFQVLTKRAERMQRLLSTRLAFAARLPNVWWGVSVEDRKYGLPRVKHLQAAPARVRFLSIEPLLEDLGSVDFTGIDGVIVGGESGAKSRPLDPDWVRSVREQCDAAGVAFFFKQWGGKRKAAAGRVLDGRTYDALPRSTAAPFPEDTRRLRLLEEAEALAAPWLMPPGLVSAAASA; from the coding sequence ATGGCTGACAACTCCAAGATTGAGTGGACGGACGCGACGTGGAACCCGGTGCGCGGCTGCGTGAAGCTGAGCCCCGGGTGCAAGCACTGCTACGCGGAGACGTTCGCGGAGCGGTTCCGGGGCGTGCCCGGGCACCCATATGAGCAGGGCTTCGACCTGAAGCTGATTCCGGGGAAGCTCGCCGAGCCGCTGCGCTGGAAGGCGCCCAAGCGCGTGTTCGTGAACTCGATGAGCGACCTGTTCCTCGACGACGTCCCGGAGGCGTACATCGAGACGGTGGCGCGGGTGATGGCGCTGGCGGACTGGCACACGTTCCAGGTGCTGACGAAGCGCGCGGAGCGGATGCAGCGGTTGTTGTCCACGCGGCTCGCGTTCGCGGCGAGGCTGCCAAACGTCTGGTGGGGCGTGAGCGTGGAGGACCGCAAGTACGGCCTGCCGCGGGTGAAGCACCTGCAAGCGGCGCCCGCGCGGGTGCGCTTCCTGTCCATCGAGCCGCTCCTGGAGGACCTGGGCTCGGTGGACTTCACGGGCATCGACGGGGTGATTGTCGGAGGCGAGAGCGGCGCGAAGTCGAGGCCGTTGGACCCGGACTGGGTGCGCTCGGTGCGCGAGCAGTGTGACGCGGCGGGCGTGGCCTTCTTCTTCAAGCAGTGGGGCGGCAAGCGCAAGGCGGCGGCCGGGCGCGTGCTGGACGGGCGCACGTACGATGCGCTCCCCCGGAGCACAGCGGCGCCGTTCCCGGAGGACACCCGGCGCCTGCGCTTGCTGGAGGAGGCCGAAGCGCTGGCGGCCCCATGGCTGATGCCGCCAGGCTTGGTCAGCGCCGCCGCTTCAGCTTGA